From the genome of Desulfovibrio intestinalis:
CCGGTTTAGCGCGGCTGTTATGTGATAGTGCCGCACGGGTGTTATTGAAGCCGGCCCCGGTTTTCACGGGGAAGAAGCCGGTGCTGTTGCACCCGCAGTGAGGGTGCCGTGCTTTTGTGCCTGCTGCCCATTGTAGCTTTGAAATTGCCGCCTGACGGCGGGTCAGGTCCGCCAGTGTTGATTTTGCCGCAAGGACTTAACAATGATCCCGTACAGACAAATGTACTTTTTTAAAGGCAATCTGCCTTATAACGCAGATATCAGGATTTGACCACAGGTTGCACCCGCAACACAAGGGCGTCGTCAGGTTCGGCCCCCAGAATGCGCACCGGGCTGCCTTCTGCAATTTTTTCGTGGGCAACGGCGCGCCAAAAGCTGCCGTCTATGCTGACTTCACCCACTTCGCCGGGGCGAAGAGGCTTGCTGAGGATTCCCTGCCTGCCTGTAAGCGGGTGGGGGGCGCAATGCTCTTCATCGTGCCCGTTACAGCTTTCAGAAGCCACATTACGGGCGCGGCCGCCGAAAACCGCCCGCAAGCGGCGGCGCAGAAAAAACAGCGTAAGAAGGGAAATGCAGATGAAGGTGATGATCTGCCATGCGAGGTCCATGCCCAGCAACGCGGCCAGAGCTGAAGCCCAGGCTCCCACGCCGAAAAAGAGCAGCACCATTGCCGGGGTCATAAGCTCGGCCAGAAAAAAGGCCACACCCACAATAAACCAGAGAAGAGGCGCGTTCATGATTGCATCCGTGCGGTCTGCCGTGTGCGCCGGGCCGGACTGCCGCTATTTGGGCGGCGCGGAGGTTTGCCCCTCCGCGCGCACCCTGTGAAAGCATCGGGCCGTTATTGCTGCGGGCCCTCATCAATGTCGATAATACGGCCCTGAAGCCAGATGTAGGCATCAATAGCCTGTCCCACTTCTGGTTCCAGATCGCCCAGGACCATCTTTGACGCATAGATGACCAGACGCAAAGGCTCGCGGTTTTCAAACGGAAAAGTGACGAACAAAGCCTTAACAGGCATTTTGTCCAGCTGGCAGTCCTGTACCTCTTCAATGACGGCACGCATCTGATATTCACAGAAGTTGCGGCCAGGCATAATCATGTGGCGGTCGCTCACATCCACCTGCAGAGGGGGCACATCCAGGCGGCTCTTGCCGGGGTTGGCTTCAAGCCACTGTTCGGCATAGGCCTCGTACTGCGGTCCCTGCGTGATGGTCATCTGGTCCAGCAGGGCCTTGCGGATGGCAAAGGCCAAGCCAGCTACCAAAAAGGTGTGGGTGACGCCAGGGGTAAGGTCTGTTCTGTCGCGGCCATAAAGCGGGTCAAAGAACCACATGGGGTTCTTGCCTTCGATCATGCTGACGGCGACGTTAGCGCCCATGCCGCTTTCCCACAGATGCACGCCTTCGACCATAAGGTCATTGGGCAGGCCGTCCAGCAGGGGCACGGCGGTAACAGGGGTCAGCTTTTCGCCTTCTTCGCCCATTACCAGCACAGCGGCGCGCAGGGGTTGATCCTGAGGCCATGCCATCATGATATGGTCCGTGCTGCCGCGCTTCCACTGCCAAGAGGGACGCGTGCCGCCTTCATGCAAAACGGTGCTCACAACCTGGTCCATAATTGCGGCCGGGTTCTGGCCCGTCAGCACAGCCCAGGCATCGCCCAGAGCTTCAGTGTGCACGCGGTTCTTGCCTTCGGCAGCGGCCTGCGCTTCTTTGTGCGCCTGGGCTTCGGCAGAATCGTTATTTTCAGCGGTTTCAGGTTCGGTATTTTTGCTCTTTTTGGACATGGGAACTTCCTTTACTGCTCTTTCAGCGGCCCGGTCAGGCGTGTAGTGTGCCTGACCGGGAATGCTTCAACTCAGGCCTCAGCAACGCTGCGCGTTGAGGACGTCCGTCAGGCGTTTAGCGCCTGTCGCCACGGCCACCACGGTCACGGCCACCACGGTCGCGGTCGCCACGTCCCCTGTCGCCACGGTCGCCCCTGTCGCCACGGTCAGTGCGCGGGGGGCGGGCAGTGTCTTCGGGATTCCAGGGATGGCCCTGTTCTTCCAGCAACACGGCCTTGCGGCTGGCGCGGATGCGGTCGCCATTGATTTCAATGACTTTGACCACCATATCTTCGCCAAGGCGAGCCACGTCACCGGGCTGTTCCACGCGGTTCACGTCAAGCTGAGAAACATGCACAAGGGCTTCCACGTTGGGAAGAACTTCAACAATGGCGCCGATTTCCATGATTTTACGCACCTTGGCAGTGTAGTTTTTGCCAATGTCGGGGCGCTGGTCGTAGTAGGAAACCATTTCACGGGCCTTTTCAAGGGCTTCAGCCGTGGGGGCGAAGATGGACACGCGGCCCGAATCTTCGATGTCCACAGAAGCGCCAGTGGCCGCAGTGATGGCCTTGATGTTCTTGCCGCCGGGGCCGATGATGAGGCGGATGATGTCGGGATTCACAAAAACTTCGGCATGCTGCGGGGCGTAGCGCGAAAGTTCCTTG
Proteins encoded in this window:
- a CDS encoding NfeD family protein is translated as MNAPLLWFIVGVAFFLAELMTPAMVLLFFGVGAWASALAALLGMDLAWQIITFICISLLTLFFLRRRLRAVFGGRARNVASESCNGHDEEHCAPHPLTGRQGILSKPLRPGEVGEVSIDGSFWRAVAHEKIAEGSPVRILGAEPDDALVLRVQPVVKS